One Festucalex cinctus isolate MCC-2025b chromosome 1, RoL_Fcin_1.0, whole genome shotgun sequence genomic region harbors:
- the gpr146 gene encoding G-protein coupled receptor 146, with amino-acid sequence MWICMVYNETETSVDFRLCQDFGLILSVLSLVYLLVCFPLGLCYNVLLVAVNLSNKVSMTMPDVYFVNMAIAGLVLNAVAPVELLSSTFTRWHAWEYTNEVYITLLILFNISSLVIMYSTTLLSLDYYIERALPRTYMSSVYNTKHVCGFIWGGAVLTSFSSLLFYVCNHISTKMVECSKMQNKEAADAIMMFIGYVVPAVAVLYAFALILRIRKESTPLDQDSARLDPSIHRLLLASVCVQFALWTPYYVTLLVHTVAGAPAYVGGSRYLPTYYFLCCLSKLLAFSSSFAMPLMYRQMNKNFSNKLRRLLARLRCRDQSCPRERSAVQQVVT; translated from the coding sequence ATGTGGATCTGCATGGTTTACAATGAGACGGAAACCAGTGTGGACTTCCGCCTGTGCCAGGACTTTGGCTTGATCCTGTCGGTGCTGTCCCTGGTCTACCTGCTGGTGTGCTTCCCGCTTGGCCTTTGCTACAACGTGCTGCTGGTTGCCGTCAACCTTTCCAACAAGGTATCCATGACCATGCCCGACGTCTACTTTGTCAACATGGCCATCGCGGGCCTGGTGCTTAACGCGGTGGCGCCCGTGGAGCTGCTCAGCTCCACCTTCACCCGCTGGCACGCATGGGAGTACACCAACGAGGTGTACATCACGCTGCTCATCCTCTTCAACATCTCCTCGCTGGTCATCATGTACTCCACCACGCTGCTCAGTCTGGACTACTACATCGAGCGCGCCCTGCCGCGCACCTACATGTCCAGCGTGTACAACACCAAGCACGTTTGCGGCTTCATCTGGGGCGGCGCCGTGCTCACCAGCTTCTCCTCGCTGCTCTTCTACGTGTGCAACCACATCTCCACCAAGATGGTGGAGTGCTCCAAGATGCAGAACAAGGAGGCGGCCGACGCCATCATGATGTTCATCGGCTACGTGGTGCCCGCCGTGGCGGTCCTGTACGCCTTTGCGCTCATCCTGCGCATCCGCAAGGAGTCCACGCCGCTGGACCAGGACTCGGCCCGCTTGGACCCATCCATCCACCGGCTGCTACTGGCCTCCGTGTGCGTGCAGTTTGCGCTGTGGACGCCGTACTACGTGACACTCCTGGTGCACACGGTGGCCGGCGCGCCCGCGTACGTGGGCGGCTCGCGCTACTTGCCCACCTACTATTTCCTGTGCTGCCTGTCCAAGCTGCTGGCGTTCTCCAGCAGCTTCGCCATGCCGCTCATGTACCGGCAGATGAACAAGAACTTCTCCAACAAGCTGCGGCGGCTGCTGGCCAGGCTGCGCTGCCGGGACCAGTCGTGCCCACGCGAACGCTCCGCGGTGCAGCAAGTGGTCACGTGA